The following proteins come from a genomic window of Bradyrhizobium paxllaeri:
- a CDS encoding tetratricopeptide repeat protein, with amino-acid sequence MRTSRRIILALMLGATPVAAPGFAFDGAPVKPDATLPMMNQPAAAQAVTAQALKKAPASAPTATAVAAPSLNSLQYAAEGGHPVAQWKLGRMYADGNGVVQDDLRAFEYFSRIANAHAEDSPSAPQATIVANAFVALGRYYLNGIPNSKIKPDTDRAREMFSYAASYFGNADAQYDLARLYLKTPDASRDDFRYGARWLGLAAQKGQHQAQAMLGQMLFNGDRLPRQAARGLMWLTLARDNAAPEETWIRESYNRAFAKASDDDRATALQMLEHWVQGKRD; translated from the coding sequence ATGCGGACATCTAGGCGTATCATTCTTGCGTTGATGCTGGGGGCCACGCCGGTGGCCGCTCCCGGATTCGCATTTGATGGCGCGCCGGTGAAGCCGGACGCCACGCTGCCCATGATGAACCAGCCGGCTGCCGCGCAGGCTGTCACGGCCCAGGCTCTGAAGAAGGCCCCTGCCTCCGCGCCGACGGCGACAGCGGTCGCCGCGCCCTCCCTCAACTCGCTGCAGTACGCTGCCGAGGGCGGCCATCCCGTGGCGCAGTGGAAGCTCGGCCGGATGTATGCCGATGGCAATGGCGTCGTGCAGGATGACCTGCGCGCCTTCGAATATTTCAGCCGCATCGCCAACGCGCATGCCGAGGACAGCCCGTCGGCGCCGCAGGCGACGATCGTCGCCAACGCCTTCGTGGCGCTGGGGCGCTACTACCTCAACGGCATCCCGAACTCGAAGATCAAGCCGGACACCGATCGCGCCCGGGAGATGTTCTCCTATGCTGCGTCCTATTTCGGCAACGCCGACGCGCAATACGATCTGGCGCGTCTCTATCTGAAGACGCCGGACGCCTCGCGGGACGACTTCCGCTACGGCGCGCGCTGGCTCGGCCTTGCTGCCCAGAAGGGCCAGCATCAGGCGCAGGCCATGCTCGGCCAGATGCTGTTCAACGGCGACCGGCTGCCGCGACAGGCCGCCCGCGGCCTGATGTGGCTGACACTGGCGCGCGACAACGCCGCGCCCGAAGAGACCTGGATCCGCGAAAGCTACAACCGCGCTTTCGCCAAGGCCTCCGACGACGACCGCGCCACCGCGCTGCAGATGCTCGAGCACTGGGTGCAGGGCAAGCGGGACTGA
- a CDS encoding GNAT family N-acetyltransferase — protein sequence MSGSGAAKLEIRDAAPEDAAAACHVLRESISQLCVADHGNDPVILNAWLANKTPEIVAGWTRQKGNSLLLAVEGDAVLAVGAVTDGGEIRLNYVAPNARFRGVSRALLRALEARAAGRGNRRCMLTSTETAHRFYQSAGYIDDGAPTGKFGTAGGYPMSKEIVAES from the coding sequence TTGAGTGGGTCAGGCGCAGCGAAGCTGGAGATTCGGGATGCCGCGCCCGAAGATGCCGCTGCCGCCTGCCACGTCCTCAGGGAATCGATTTCGCAATTATGCGTTGCCGACCACGGCAATGATCCGGTGATCCTGAATGCGTGGCTGGCCAACAAGACGCCGGAAATCGTGGCGGGATGGACAAGGCAGAAGGGAAACTCGCTCCTTCTTGCGGTCGAGGGCGATGCCGTCCTAGCTGTCGGGGCCGTAACCGACGGCGGCGAGATCAGGCTGAACTATGTCGCACCCAATGCGCGGTTTCGCGGCGTCAGCCGTGCGTTGCTGAGGGCACTCGAAGCCAGAGCCGCCGGGCGAGGCAATCGCCGCTGCATGCTGACCAGCACCGAGACCGCGCATCGCTTCTATCAGTCGGCGGGGTACATCGACGACGGCGCCCCGACCGGAAAGTTCGGCACGGCTGGCGGCTATCCGATGTCGAAGGAGATTGTTGCGGAATCGTAG
- a CDS encoding efflux RND transporter permease subunit produces the protein MTLSELCIRRPVMTTLITASIIAFGIFGFRLLPVSALPRVDFPTIAVTATLPGASADTMAASVAGVIERQLSTIAGISSMSSNSSQGTSVITIQFDLNRNIDAAALDVQTALTIAQRRLPIEMKIPPSFRKVNPAEFPVLFVVLGSSTLPLSTVNEYAEITLGQTISQIPGVAQVSVYGAQRFAIRVQADPEAAAARGLSLDDIRNAVSAANSSTPVGTLNGPKQDVALQASGQMDKAMDYRQIVVAWRNGSPVKLDEVARIYDSVENDKIASWLNGDRSIVLGIQKQPDANTVAVVDSILAKLPTLRAQIPPSVSINVLMDRSVSIRQAVADVEETLLIAVGLVILVIFLFLRSASATFIPALAVPISLIGTCAVMYALDYSINNMTLLALTLSVGFVVDDAIVMLENIVRHIEHGMRPFEAALKGAREIGFTIISITFSLIAVFIPVLLMGGIVGRVFREFAVTVSVAIIVSGFVSLTLTPMLCARVLRAHDATKRPNIVLRAFEAMFDSWLRAYEWTLDWVLARKFLMLMVTFATLFGTVYLYMIVPKGFFPQEDTGFLIGVTEAATDTSFAAMTERQQALVEVLKSDPAIEYINSTVGAGGPNTTANYGRLFVALKPKKERDHLNAIIARLRANARKIPGIQAFFQPIQNLNIGGRISKSQYQYVMQSGDTDSLYRLAPEMRDKIEKLPGLFDVTTDLYIKNPQMTVDIDREKAAVYGVTVDQVRNQLYNAYGSRQVGTIYMPSNDYQIILEVQPQFKVDPSDLSKLYMKTQNGQTIPLSAVAKLVPSVGPLQINHQAQQPAVTISFNLAPGYSLGYAVDKITELEQASNLPATIATGFSGTAQVFQDSLRGQGVLILAAVFAAFVILGILYESFIHPITIISGLPSAGIGAILTLMLFGMEMSVIAMIGIVMLVGIVKKNAIMMVDFALERRRVGLSAEHAIREAALLRFRPIMMTTFAAIFGTLPIALGAGAGAELRQPLGIAVVGGLCLSQLLTLYITPVIYIYLDRVDRRLRRKLEPQLEEPGEERPHVVAAE, from the coding sequence ATGACCCTCTCCGAACTCTGCATCCGCCGGCCGGTCATGACGACGCTGATCACGGCGTCGATCATCGCGTTCGGCATCTTCGGTTTCCGCCTGCTGCCGGTCTCGGCGCTGCCGCGGGTGGATTTCCCGACGATTGCGGTGACCGCGACATTGCCGGGTGCGAGCGCGGATACCATGGCAGCGTCGGTTGCCGGCGTCATTGAGCGCCAGCTCTCGACGATTGCCGGCATCTCCTCGATGTCCTCGAACTCCTCGCAGGGCACCAGCGTCATCACCATCCAGTTCGACCTCAACCGCAACATCGACGCGGCAGCGCTCGACGTGCAGACCGCGCTGACGATCGCGCAACGGCGCCTGCCGATCGAGATGAAAATTCCGCCGAGCTTCCGCAAGGTGAACCCGGCCGAGTTTCCGGTGCTGTTCGTAGTGCTCGGCTCGTCCACGCTGCCGCTGTCTACCGTCAACGAATATGCCGAGATCACCCTCGGCCAGACCATTTCACAAATTCCTGGTGTCGCCCAGGTCAGCGTCTACGGCGCGCAGAGGTTCGCCATTCGCGTCCAGGCCGATCCGGAAGCCGCCGCGGCGCGCGGGCTGTCGCTGGACGACATCCGTAATGCGGTGTCGGCCGCCAACTCGTCGACCCCGGTGGGAACGTTGAACGGGCCGAAGCAGGACGTGGCGCTGCAGGCCTCGGGCCAGATGGACAAGGCGATGGACTATCGCCAGATCGTGGTGGCCTGGCGCAATGGCTCCCCGGTCAAGCTCGACGAGGTGGCGCGGATCTACGACAGCGTCGAGAACGACAAGATCGCCAGCTGGCTGAACGGCGATCGCTCCATCGTGCTCGGTATCCAGAAGCAGCCCGACGCCAACACGGTGGCGGTGGTCGATTCGATCCTGGCGAAACTGCCGACGCTGCGGGCGCAGATCCCGCCATCGGTGTCGATCAACGTCCTGATGGACCGCTCGGTATCCATTCGCCAGGCGGTGGCCGACGTCGAGGAAACGCTGCTGATCGCGGTTGGACTCGTCATCCTCGTGATCTTCCTGTTCCTGCGCTCGGCGTCCGCAACCTTCATCCCGGCGCTGGCGGTTCCGATCTCCCTGATCGGCACCTGCGCCGTGATGTACGCGCTCGATTATTCCATCAACAACATGACGCTCTTGGCGCTGACGCTCTCGGTCGGCTTCGTGGTCGACGACGCCATCGTCATGCTGGAGAACATCGTCCGCCACATCGAGCACGGCATGCGGCCGTTCGAGGCCGCGCTGAAGGGCGCGCGCGAGATCGGATTCACCATCATCTCGATCACCTTCTCGCTGATCGCCGTGTTCATCCCGGTGCTCTTGATGGGCGGCATCGTCGGCCGCGTGTTCCGCGAATTCGCCGTCACGGTGTCGGTCGCGATCATCGTGTCCGGCTTCGTCTCGCTGACGCTGACGCCGATGCTGTGCGCGCGTGTGCTGCGAGCCCACGACGCGACCAAGCGCCCGAACATCGTGCTTCGTGCCTTCGAGGCGATGTTCGATTCCTGGCTGCGCGCCTATGAATGGACCCTCGATTGGGTGCTGGCCCGGAAATTCCTGATGCTGATGGTGACCTTCGCCACGCTGTTCGGCACCGTCTATCTCTACATGATCGTGCCGAAGGGTTTCTTTCCGCAGGAGGATACCGGCTTCCTGATCGGCGTCACCGAAGCCGCTACCGACACCTCTTTCGCGGCAATGACGGAGCGTCAGCAGGCGCTGGTCGAGGTGCTGAAATCCGATCCCGCGATCGAGTACATCAACTCCACCGTGGGCGCCGGCGGGCCGAACACGACGGCGAATTACGGCCGCCTGTTCGTGGCGCTGAAGCCGAAGAAGGAGCGCGATCACCTCAACGCGATCATCGCCCGGCTGCGCGCCAACGCGCGGAAGATTCCCGGCATCCAGGCCTTCTTCCAGCCGATCCAGAACCTCAACATCGGCGGCCGGATTTCCAAGAGTCAGTATCAATACGTGATGCAGAGCGGCGACACCGACTCGCTGTACCGCCTGGCGCCCGAGATGCGCGACAAGATCGAGAAGCTGCCGGGCCTGTTCGACGTCACCACCGACCTCTACATTAAGAACCCGCAAATGACGGTCGATATCGACCGCGAGAAGGCGGCCGTCTACGGCGTCACCGTCGATCAGGTGCGCAACCAGCTCTACAACGCCTACGGCTCGCGCCAGGTCGGCACCATCTACATGCCGTCGAACGACTACCAGATCATTCTGGAAGTGCAGCCGCAGTTCAAAGTCGACCCGTCGGATCTCTCCAAGCTCTACATGAAGACGCAGAACGGCCAGACCATTCCGTTGTCGGCGGTGGCGAAACTGGTTCCGAGCGTCGGTCCGTTGCAGATCAACCATCAGGCCCAGCAGCCGGCGGTGACGATCTCCTTCAACCTCGCGCCCGGCTATTCGCTGGGCTATGCGGTCGACAAGATCACCGAGCTCGAGCAGGCCTCGAACCTGCCGGCGACGATTGCGACCGGATTCTCCGGCACCGCGCAGGTGTTCCAGGATTCGCTGCGCGGGCAGGGCGTCCTGATCCTCGCCGCGGTGTTCGCCGCCTTCGTCATCCTCGGCATTCTCTACGAGAGCTTCATCCACCCGATCACGATCATCTCGGGCCTGCCGTCGGCCGGCATCGGCGCGATCCTGACGTTGATGCTGTTCGGGATGGAGATGTCGGTCATCGCCATGATCGGCATCGTGATGCTGGTCGGCATCGTCAAGAAGAACGCGATCATGATGGTGGACTTTGCGCTGGAGCGCCGCCGCGTCGGCCTGAGCGCCGAGCACGCGATCCGCGAGGCGGCGCTGCTGCGCTTCCGCCCGATCATGATGACGACGTTTGCCGCGATCTTCGGTACGCTGCCGATTGCGCTCGGTGCGGGCGCCGGCGCCGAGCTGCGCCAGCCGCTCGGCATCGCGGTGGTCGGCGGCCTCTGCCTGTCGCAACTGCTGACGCTGTACATCACGCCCGTGATCTACATCTATCTCGACCGCGTCGACCGCCGCCTGCGGCGCAAGCTCGAACCGCAACTGGAAGAACCGGGCGAGGAGCGGCCGCACGTGGTCGCCGCCGAATGA
- the xth gene encoding exodeoxyribonuclease III: protein MRVATWNVNSIRQRLEHLLTWLRECSPDIVCLQEIKCVDDAFPRLEIEALGYNVVTHGQKTFNGVALLSKLPFDETKSGLAGDDDDAHARFLEGVVTLKTGVMRIACLYLPNGNPPDTDKYPYKLKWMSRLLEYSKERLKAEEPLVLAGDFNVIPAAADVYNPAAWGNDALFRPQTREAFQSLLGLGLTDALRAVTDEPGLYTFWDYQAGAWQKNWGLRIDHLLLSPQASDRLTNVGIDSYVRAWEKPSDHVPVWADFDLETA from the coding sequence ATGCGCGTTGCAACCTGGAACGTTAATTCGATCCGCCAGCGGCTCGAGCACCTTCTGACCTGGCTCAGGGAATGCTCGCCCGACATCGTCTGCCTTCAGGAAATCAAATGCGTGGACGATGCGTTCCCGCGGCTTGAGATCGAGGCGCTCGGCTACAACGTCGTCACCCACGGCCAGAAGACCTTCAACGGTGTCGCGCTACTGTCGAAACTGCCGTTCGACGAGACCAAATCCGGCCTGGCCGGCGATGACGACGACGCCCACGCCAGATTTCTCGAAGGCGTGGTGACGCTCAAGACGGGGGTCATGCGGATCGCCTGCCTTTATCTGCCCAACGGCAACCCGCCGGACACCGATAAATATCCCTATAAACTCAAATGGATGTCGCGGCTTCTTGAGTATTCGAAGGAGCGGCTTAAGGCGGAAGAACCGCTGGTGCTCGCAGGCGACTTTAACGTCATTCCCGCGGCAGCCGACGTCTATAATCCCGCCGCTTGGGGCAACGACGCGCTGTTCCGCCCGCAAACCCGCGAGGCCTTCCAGTCCCTGCTCGGCCTTGGTCTCACGGATGCGCTGCGCGCGGTGACCGACGAGCCCGGCCTCTACACTTTCTGGGACTATCAGGCGGGCGCATGGCAGAAGAACTGGGGCCTGCGAATCGATCACCTCCTGCTGTCGCCGCAGGCAAGCGACCGGCTGACCAATGTCGGGATCGACAGCTATGTGCGCGCCTGGGAGAAGCCGTCCGACCACGTGCCGGTGTGGGCGGATTTCGATCTGGAGACGGCTTGA
- a CDS encoding amidohydrolase family protein, producing the protein MAGQARADEPIEIFDAHLHYNWEPKPHFGIDEVLALFRKHRVTGILATSRPNTGTHALMDAKPQGLQIVPFIRPYRVRADIQTWFGDPFIFDLVQDEFKRGYYRGIGEFHISGKAADTEWVRKTVDFAVEHDLYLHAHADDVAVEILMRHNPRARIIWAHTGFGLSTDRVAEMLTKYPKLWGELSYRGGITDGGSKLTAEWRALFERFPDRFLLGSDTWINERWDSYGQIMAGYRAWLAQLPPKVAAQIAHGNARALFGGER; encoded by the coding sequence ATGGCAGGGCAGGCGCGGGCGGACGAACCAATCGAGATCTTCGACGCGCACCTGCACTACAATTGGGAGCCAAAGCCCCATTTTGGCATCGACGAGGTGCTGGCGCTGTTCAGAAAGCACCGCGTTACCGGCATCCTCGCCACCAGCCGCCCCAACACCGGCACGCATGCCCTGATGGACGCGAAGCCGCAGGGCCTGCAGATCGTCCCCTTCATCCGGCCGTATCGGGTGCGCGCCGATATCCAGACCTGGTTCGGCGATCCCTTCATCTTCGACCTCGTGCAGGACGAATTCAAACGCGGCTATTACCGCGGCATCGGCGAATTCCACATCTCGGGCAAGGCCGCCGATACCGAGTGGGTGAGGAAGACCGTCGATTTCGCGGTCGAGCACGACCTCTATCTGCACGCCCATGCCGACGACGTCGCCGTCGAAATCCTGATGCGCCACAACCCGCGTGCCCGCATCATCTGGGCTCACACCGGCTTTGGTCTCTCGACCGATCGCGTCGCCGAGATGCTGACGAAATATCCGAAGCTGTGGGGTGAACTATCCTACCGCGGCGGCATCACCGACGGCGGCAGTAAGCTGACGGCTGAGTGGCGCGCGCTGTTCGAGCGTTTCCCGGACCGCTTCCTGCTCGGCTCCGACACCTGGATCAACGAGCGTTGGGACAGCTACGGCCAGATCATGGCGGGCTATCGCGCGTGGCTCGCGCAGTTGCCGCCGAAGGTCGCAGCGCAGATTGCGCACGGCAATGCACGCGCACTGTTCGGTGGGGAGCGGTGA
- a CDS encoding efflux RND transporter periplasmic adaptor subunit, protein MKKRSVILLVGAIAIATAAGFITRSSWMGGSSNAQGPQRPRMVSVELAKAERKSMPVDVDAIGMVTPISSVALKSRLETTILAVHFEDGAKVNEGDLLFTLDSRQIDAQIEQAEGVLAKDQAQLEGAQRDLRRFNDLVGKGATTQVNVDNARTQSDILTGTIKADQAALDNLKVQKSYTTIRAPFSGRIGVANVKVGNFVRPADTTPLAVINQMAPVYVTFSVPQRVLVDLRDAMAKGGSGVTATIPGRQHSESGKVAMVENTVDQTTGMVTVRGVMANENEALWPGTLVATKLIIRSEDSVVVPTVAVQRSQSGNFVFVVMDGAAKVQPVKVDRTAQGMSVISEGLEGGEDVVVDGQLLLSDGTRVEPRAKKAGA, encoded by the coding sequence ATGAAAAAGCGTTCCGTAATCCTTCTTGTCGGCGCTATCGCCATTGCCACGGCAGCCGGCTTTATCACGCGCTCCTCGTGGATGGGCGGCAGCAGCAACGCCCAGGGCCCGCAGCGTCCGCGCATGGTCTCCGTCGAGCTCGCCAAGGCCGAGCGCAAATCGATGCCGGTCGATGTCGACGCCATCGGGATGGTGACGCCGATCTCCAGCGTGGCGCTGAAGTCGCGGCTGGAGACCACCATCCTCGCGGTTCATTTCGAGGACGGCGCCAAGGTTAACGAGGGCGATCTGCTATTCACGTTGGACAGCCGCCAGATCGACGCGCAGATCGAACAGGCCGAGGGCGTGCTCGCCAAGGACCAGGCGCAGCTCGAGGGCGCGCAGCGCGACCTCCGCCGCTTCAACGACCTCGTCGGCAAGGGGGCCACCACGCAGGTCAATGTCGACAATGCCAGGACCCAGTCCGACATCCTGACCGGCACCATCAAGGCCGACCAGGCGGCGCTCGACAATCTGAAGGTCCAGAAGAGCTACACAACGATCCGCGCGCCGTTCTCGGGGCGCATCGGCGTCGCCAATGTGAAGGTCGGCAATTTCGTCCGTCCGGCCGACACCACCCCGCTGGCGGTCATCAACCAGATGGCGCCGGTCTACGTGACCTTCTCGGTTCCGCAGCGCGTGCTGGTCGATTTGCGCGATGCGATGGCCAAGGGCGGCTCCGGCGTCACCGCCACCATCCCGGGCCGTCAGCATTCCGAGAGCGGCAAGGTCGCGATGGTCGAGAACACGGTCGATCAGACCACCGGCATGGTCACCGTGCGCGGCGTCATGGCCAACGAGAACGAGGCGTTGTGGCCGGGCACGCTGGTTGCGACCAAACTAATCATCCGATCCGAAGATTCGGTCGTGGTGCCGACGGTCGCCGTGCAGCGCAGTCAGAGCGGCAATTTCGTGTTCGTGGTCATGGACGGCGCGGCCAAGGTGCAGCCGGTCAAGGTCGACCGCACCGCGCAGGGCATGTCGGTGATCTCGGAAGGGCTCGAGGGCGGCGAGGACGTGGTGGTCGATGGGCAATTGCTGCTGTCGGACGGAACGCGGGTCGAGCCGCGGGCCAAGAAGGCCGGGGCCTGA